The following proteins come from a genomic window of Pyxidicoccus sp. MSG2:
- a CDS encoding amino acid adenylation domain-containing protein, with the protein MPLSFAQQRLWFLARLDAGGFSYNVPFFLRLKGRLDVTALERSLADLVQRHEALRTTFIEVNGEPVQRISPRAELSFTLESLEGASEEAIRQRAEAEVRLPFDLEQGPLVRATVLRASADEHVLLLVMHHIVCDFWSSDVLARELKSFYVAHVRGEEATLPALPVQYPDFAHWQRDWLRGDVLEAQRAWWKEQLAGAPPVLELPTDRPRPPVQTFRGAQFHQRLPAELPGAVQALSREAGVTPFMLLMAGFHALLARYSGQPDIVVGTPIAGRNRREVEGLIGFFTNTLALRVKASGDASFRELLRRVREASLGAYAHQDMPFEQLVDALVPVRDVSRTPLFQVMFVFQQGSAAWELPGISVEEFAFEPGMAKFDLTLFVRETPAGWTSLWEYNTDLFDEATVARMAGHYSRLLEGVLARPERKLSTVPLLAEAEQQPLADWAGSTVPYPFVPTVHTFFEATAARTPDAIAVRFGDAHLTYGELNRRANQLAHHLRSRGVGTDTLVGVCVQRSLELPVAVLGTLKAGGAYVPLDPAYPAERLALMLRTSGAKLLITQHALRDTLPSGQATPLYLDLEGNALARERDEDPVPAAGPESLTYVIFTSGSTGLPKGVALHHGALVNLVHWQLRDSVAPGGRTLQFSALSFDVSFQEMFSTWAAGGELVLLTEEVRRDAHSLLELLERGGIERLFLPFVALQGVAEVADREGLVPSRLKEIMVAGEQLRMTPALRRFMQRLGGVLHNHYGPSEAHAVTSLTLKGDPEAWPDLPSIGWPLSNTRIYLLDEHLRPVPMGVSGELYVGGVQVGRGYLGRPELTAERFLPDPFSTEPGARLYRTGDQARHRAEGELEFLGRGDSQVKVRGFRIELGEIEAALAKHPVVRDCIVDARDDGTGQKRLVAWFIATEGQRPEPGALRAFLKERLPEYMVPGLWVPLDAFPLTPSGKVDRKALPVPEGSREASRAFIGPRTPLELRLVRIWEEVLGVQPVGVRDNFFELGGHSLLTLRLQSAIRAKLGRPLQVTALFQNPTVEHLAKLLHEDVGPWSPLVELQAGDGRRPFFCVHPVGGSVLPYAELARRLGPEQPFYGLQARGLDGDEAPPESIPSMAALYVTAVRAVQPHGPYLLGGWSMGGAIAFEMACQLRRDGEEVALLALLDTSADLQGEGPRDAEQPEPALRELFFEDLLRAAGQPMPALEGKSPEARLRALEDASQAFPYPALRRVFESNLRAAWAYAPPPYAGPITLFVARESRWDHGWKSRAPGGLAVHEVPGDHYSMLTRPQVETLAARLKDCLEEARSAVEHSGQVGRVG; encoded by the coding sequence CTGCCGCTATCCTTCGCGCAGCAGCGGCTGTGGTTCCTCGCGCGCCTGGATGCGGGCGGGTTCTCCTACAACGTCCCCTTCTTCCTGCGGCTGAAGGGACGGCTGGACGTCACCGCGCTGGAGCGAAGCCTCGCGGACCTCGTCCAGCGTCACGAGGCGCTGAGGACGACGTTCATCGAGGTGAACGGCGAGCCCGTGCAGCGCATCTCTCCCCGGGCCGAGCTTTCCTTCACCCTGGAGTCCTTGGAGGGGGCGTCGGAGGAGGCCATCCGCCAACGAGCGGAGGCAGAGGTTCGTCTCCCGTTCGACCTGGAACAGGGGCCACTGGTTCGGGCCACGGTGCTGCGTGCTTCGGCCGACGAGCACGTGCTGCTCCTCGTCATGCACCACATCGTCTGCGACTTCTGGTCGTCGGACGTGCTGGCGCGGGAGCTGAAGTCCTTCTACGTGGCGCACGTGCGCGGTGAAGAGGCCACGCTCCCGGCGTTGCCGGTGCAGTACCCGGACTTCGCGCACTGGCAGCGCGACTGGCTGCGGGGCGACGTGCTGGAGGCCCAGCGCGCCTGGTGGAAGGAACAACTCGCTGGGGCGCCGCCCGTGCTGGAGCTGCCCACCGACAGGCCGCGTCCTCCGGTGCAGACCTTCCGCGGGGCCCAGTTCCACCAGCGCCTTCCGGCCGAGCTGCCCGGCGCCGTCCAGGCACTGAGCCGTGAGGCGGGTGTGACGCCCTTCATGTTGCTCATGGCGGGCTTCCACGCGTTGCTGGCGCGCTACAGCGGGCAGCCGGATATCGTCGTGGGCACGCCCATCGCCGGCCGCAACCGCCGCGAGGTGGAGGGCCTCATCGGCTTCTTCACCAACACGCTGGCCCTCCGCGTGAAGGCTTCCGGGGACGCCAGCTTCCGTGAGTTGCTGCGGCGGGTGCGCGAGGCGAGCCTCGGTGCGTACGCGCACCAGGACATGCCCTTCGAGCAGCTCGTGGACGCGCTCGTTCCCGTGCGCGACGTGAGCCGCACGCCGCTGTTCCAGGTGATGTTCGTCTTCCAGCAGGGCTCCGCCGCTTGGGAGCTGCCCGGCATCTCCGTGGAGGAGTTCGCCTTCGAGCCGGGCATGGCGAAGTTCGACCTCACCCTCTTCGTCCGCGAGACGCCGGCCGGGTGGACCAGCCTCTGGGAGTACAACACCGACCTCTTCGACGAGGCGACGGTGGCGCGCATGGCGGGACACTACTCGCGCCTGCTCGAAGGCGTCCTCGCGCGGCCGGAGCGGAAGCTCTCCACGGTGCCCCTGCTGGCGGAGGCCGAGCAGCAACCGCTCGCCGACTGGGCGGGCTCGACGGTGCCCTATCCCTTCGTGCCCACGGTACACACGTTCTTCGAGGCCACCGCCGCGCGCACCCCCGATGCCATCGCCGTCCGCTTCGGCGACGCGCACCTGACGTACGGCGAGCTGAACCGCCGCGCCAATCAGCTCGCGCACCACCTGCGCTCGCGAGGCGTGGGGACGGACACGTTGGTGGGTGTCTGCGTCCAGCGCTCGCTCGAGTTGCCCGTGGCGGTGCTGGGCACGCTGAAGGCGGGAGGAGCCTACGTACCGCTCGACCCGGCCTACCCCGCCGAGCGCCTCGCCCTGATGCTTCGGACCTCCGGCGCGAAGCTGCTCATCACCCAGCACGCCCTGCGCGACACGCTTCCCTCCGGGCAGGCCACCCCGCTGTACCTCGACCTGGAAGGGAATGCGCTCGCCCGAGAGCGCGACGAGGACCCGGTGCCTGCCGCGGGGCCGGAGTCGCTCACGTACGTCATCTTCACCTCGGGCTCCACGGGCCTTCCCAAGGGCGTGGCCCTGCACCACGGCGCCCTCGTCAACCTGGTGCACTGGCAGTTGCGCGACTCGGTGGCACCGGGCGGCCGGACGCTCCAGTTCTCGGCGCTGAGCTTCGACGTGTCCTTCCAGGAGATGTTCTCCACCTGGGCTGCGGGCGGTGAGCTGGTGCTGCTCACGGAGGAGGTCCGCCGGGACGCACACTCGCTGCTGGAGCTGCTGGAGCGCGGCGGAATCGAGCGACTCTTCCTCCCCTTCGTCGCGCTGCAAGGGGTGGCGGAGGTCGCGGACCGGGAGGGACTGGTGCCCTCACGGCTGAAGGAAATCATGGTGGCGGGCGAGCAGCTCCGGATGACGCCGGCCCTGCGACGCTTCATGCAGCGGCTGGGCGGTGTGCTGCACAACCACTACGGTCCGTCCGAGGCCCACGCCGTCACGTCCCTCACGCTGAAGGGAGACCCGGAGGCCTGGCCGGACCTGCCGTCCATCGGGTGGCCGCTGAGCAACACCCGCATCTACCTGCTGGATGAGCACCTGAGGCCCGTGCCCATGGGCGTGTCGGGCGAGCTGTACGTCGGCGGCGTCCAGGTAGGCCGCGGCTACCTCGGCCGCCCCGAGCTCACGGCGGAGCGCTTCCTGCCGGACCCGTTCAGCACGGAGCCCGGAGCGCGGCTGTACCGGACGGGGGACCAGGCCCGCCACCGCGCGGAGGGCGAGCTGGAGTTCCTCGGGCGCGGCGACTCACAGGTGAAGGTGCGGGGCTTCCGCATCGAGCTGGGCGAAATCGAGGCGGCGCTGGCGAAGCACCCCGTCGTGCGCGACTGCATCGTCGACGCGCGGGATGACGGCACCGGCCAGAAGCGGCTGGTGGCCTGGTTCATCGCCACCGAAGGCCAGCGGCCTGAGCCCGGCGCGCTGCGTGCCTTCCTCAAGGAGCGGCTGCCCGAGTACATGGTGCCCGGCCTCTGGGTGCCGCTGGACGCCTTCCCGCTGACCCCCAGCGGCAAGGTGGACCGCAAGGCGCTGCCGGTGCCGGAGGGAAGCCGCGAGGCGTCTCGCGCCTTCATCGGCCCGCGCACACCGCTGGAGCTGCGGCTGGTGCGCATCTGGGAGGAGGTGCTCGGCGTGCAGCCGGTGGGCGTGCGCGACAACTTCTTCGAGCTGGGTGGGCACTCGCTGCTGACGCTGCGCCTCCAGTCCGCCATCCGGGCGAAGCTGGGACGACCGCTGCAGGTGACGGCGCTGTTCCAGAACCCGACGGTGGAGCACCTCGCGAAGCTGCTGCACGAGGACGTGGGCCCCTGGTCGCCGCTGGTGGAGCTGCAAGCCGGAGACGGAAGGCGTCCCTTCTTCTGCGTCCACCCGGTGGGCGGCAGCGTGCTGCCATACGCGGAGCTGGCGCGGCGGCTGGGGCCGGAGCAGCCCTTCTACGGGCTCCAGGCGCGCGGGCTGGATGGGGACGAGGCGCCGCCGGAGTCCATCCCCTCCATGGCCGCGCTGTACGTGACGGCCGTGCGCGCCGTGCAGCCCCATGGGCCGTATCTGCTCGGCGGCTGGTCCATGGGCGGCGCCATTGCCTTCGAGATGGCGTGCCAGCTCCGACGCGACGGCGAGGAGGTGGCGCTGCTCGCACTCCTCGACACCTCGGCGGACCTCCAGGGTGAAGGGCCCAGGGACGCCGAGCAGCCGGAGCCGGCGCTGCGAGAGTTGTTCTTCGAGGACCTGCTGCGCGCGGCGGGACAACCCATGCCCGCGCTGGAGGGAAAGTCGCCCGAGGCGAGACTCCGGGCCCTGGAGGACGCAAGCCAGGCCTTCCCGTACCCGGCGCTGCGCCGCGTCTTCGAGAGCAACCTCCGCGCGGCGTGGGCCTACGCGCCGCCGCCGTACGCGGGGCCCATCACCCTCTTCGTGGCCCGCGAGTCACGCTGGGACCACGGCTGGAAGTCACGGGCCCCGGGCGGACTGGCCGTGCACGAGGTGCCCGGGGACCACTACTCCATGTTGACGCGGCCCCAGGTGGAGACGCTGGCGGCCCGGCTCAAGGACTGCCTGGAAGAGGCACGGTCCGCTGTCGAGCACAGCGGACAGGTGGGACGCGTGGGCTGA